A region from the Rosa rugosa chromosome 6, drRosRugo1.1, whole genome shotgun sequence genome encodes:
- the LOC133715119 gene encoding E3 ubiquitin-protein ligase SINAT5-like yields the protein MDLESIECVSSSDGLDEDEIHQHLHNPQHPSHQHHHDFSSSKPRNNVTNNAGIPGPTAIAPATSVHELLECPVCTNSMYPPIHQCHNGHTLCSTCKTRVHNRCPTCRQELGDIRCLALEKVAESLELPCKYYSLGCPEIFPYYSKLKHESVCNFRPYNCPYAGSECSVVGDIPFLVAHLRDDHKVDMHTGCTFNHRYVKSNPREVENATWMLTVFHCFGQYFCLHFEAFQLGMAPVYMAFLRFMGDENEARNYSYSLEVGANGRKLIWEGTPRSVRDSHRKVRDSHDGLIIQRNMALFFSGGDRKELKLRVTGRIWKEQQNPDAGVCIPNLCS from the exons ATGGACTTGGAGAGCATAGAGTGTGTTTCATCCTCAGATGGTCTTGATGAGGATGAGATCCATCAACACCTTCACAACCCACAACATCCTTCTCATCAACACCACCATGACTTTTCTTCTTCCAAGCCCAGAAATAATGTTACCAACAACGCCGGAATTCCGGGACCCACCGCCATTGCTCCGGCCACCAGCGTTCATGAGTTGCTGGAATGTCCGGTGTGTACGAATTCAATGTACCCACCGATTCATCAG TGTCACAATGGACACACACTGTGTTCTACCTGTAAAACAAGGGTCCACAATCGCTGCCCCACTTGTAGGCAGGAGCTTGGAGATATTAGGTGTTTAGCGTTGGAGAAGGTGGCTGAGTCCCTGGAGTTACCCTGCAAGTATTACTCCTTGGGATGCCCGGAGATATTTCCTTACTACAGCAAACTAAAGCATGAATCAGTGTGCAATTTCAGACCTTATAATTGCCCATATGCTGGATCGGAGTGCTCTGTTGTTGGGGATATCCCTTTCCTGGTTGCCCATCTTAGAGATGATCACAAAGTAGACATGCACACAGGATGCACGTTCAACCATCGCTATGTAAAGTCAAATCCCCGGGAAGTAGAGAATGCCACTTGGATGCTTACA GTCTTCCATTGTTTTGGTCAATACTTCTGCCTTCATTTTGAAGCCTTCCAGCTTGGCATGGCTCCTGTTTATATGGCTTTTCTACGTTTTATGGGTGATGAGAATGAGGCACGGAACTACAGCTACAGCCTTGAGGTTGGAGCAAATGGCAGGAAACTCATATGGGAGGGCACCCCAAGAAGTGTCCGTGATAGCCACCGGAAGGTAAGGGATAGCCATGACGGTCTCATTATTCAACGAAACATGGCTTTATTTTTCTCTGGAGGAGATAGGAAGGAGCTTAAGCTGAGAGTTACCGGGAGGATATGGAAGGAACAGCAAAATCCAGATGCTGGAGTGTGCATACCAAACTTATGTAGCTAA
- the LOC133714407 gene encoding CLP protease regulatory subunit CLPX1, mitochondrial-like: protein MFRMNDVQLHFTESGLRLIAKKAISKNTGARGLRAILETILTDTMYEIPDVRTGDDIIDAVVIGEEAVGTDGQGCGAKILCGKGALDQYISNNKEKDVRTATTETEGSDVDPEGEAELSSVVASL from the exons ATGTTCCGAATGAATGAC GTCCAACTGCATTTCACGGAAAGTGGCTTGAGGCTAATTGCTAAGAAAGCAATATCAAAGAACACTGGGGCTCGTGGATTACGAGCAATTTTAGAAACTATATTAACGGATACCATGTATGAG ATTCCTGACGTTAGAACTGGTGATGACATAATAGATGCAGTTGTAATTGGTGAAGAGGCCGTTGGAACTGATGGCCAGGGTTGTGGAGCTAAAATCCTTTGTGGTAAGGGTGCATTGGATCAGTATATTTCAAACAATAAAGAGAAGGATGTTCGG ACTGCAACCACAGAAACAGAAGGGTCTGATGTAGATCCCGAAGGGGAAGCTGAGCTTTCTTCTGTTGTTGCTAGCTTGTAA